One segment of Apus apus isolate bApuApu2 chromosome 1, bApuApu2.pri.cur, whole genome shotgun sequence DNA contains the following:
- the SH2D1B gene encoding SH2 domain-containing protein 1B has protein sequence MELPFFHGKITRRTCEELLSRNRKNGSYLIRESESVEGALCLCVFFENLIYTYRIYREHQGYFRIQTSEGVPVKIFRTLKDLIYNYEKPNQGLIINLLYPINKPKASQRSQRLKLEKDDIYDEINDSDYIAVLP, from the exons atGGAGTTGCcattttttcatggaaagaTAACAAGAAGAACCTGTGAAGAACTActcagcaggaacagaaagaaTGGTAGCTATTTAATACGAGAGAGTGAAAGCGTGGAAGGAGCCTTGTGTCTCTGTGTTTT ctttGAAAACCTCATCTACACTTACCGTATCTACAGGGAACACCAAGGATATTTTAGAATACAG ACCTCTGAAGGTGTTCCAGTGAAGATCTTCAGAACATTAAAGGATCTAATATACAATTATGAAAAGCCAAATCAAGGACTAATAATAAACCTCCTCTACCcaataaacaaaccaaaggCCTCACAAAGAAGTCAGAGGCTCAAGTTAGAGAAGGATGACATTTATGATG aaattaatgaCAGTGATTACATTGCTGTCTTACCCTGA